A stretch of the Thermus thermophilus genome encodes the following:
- the aroH gene encoding chorismate mutase: MVRGIRGAITVEEDTPEAIHQATRELLLKMLEANGIQSYEELAAVIFTVTEDLTSAFPAEAARQIGMHRVPLLSAREVPVPGSLPRVIRVLALWNTDTPQDRVRHVYLREAVRLRPDLESAQ; this comes from the coding sequence ATGGTCCGGGGCATCCGCGGCGCCATCACCGTGGAAGAGGACACCCCGGAGGCCATCCACCAGGCCACCCGGGAACTCCTCCTGAAGATGCTGGAGGCGAACGGCATCCAGAGCTACGAGGAGCTCGCCGCCGTCATCTTCACCGTCACCGAGGACCTCACCTCCGCCTTCCCCGCCGAGGCCGCGCGGCAGATCGGCATGCACCGGGTCCCCCTCCTCTCCGCCCGGGAGGTGCCGGTGCCGGGAAGCCTCCCCCGGGTGATCCGGGTCCTCGCCCTCTGGAACACGGACACCCCCCAGGACCGGGTGCGCCACGTCTACCTGAGGGAGGCGGTGCGGCTCCGGCCCGACCTGGAAAGCGCCCAGTAG
- a CDS encoding acetyl ornithine aminotransferase family protein: MKPSVRTPLPGPKARALLERGEKVLSPSYVRPYPFVPARGQGAFLEDVDGNLFLDFMSGIAVNATGYAHPKVVEAVRAQAERFAHVCFSDFTHEPTLSLAERLVGKLGGGYRVFFGNSGTEGVEAAIKLVRYHTRRPYLLAFTGAFHGRSLGALSLTASKSAYRQGFAPFLPGVVHLPFPNPFRPPLGARPEEVGDAVLAHLEHLFQTVLPPEEVAALFLEPIQGEGGYVVPPPGFIPRLKEVLDRFGILLVADEVQTGAGRTGRFFALEHEGVQADVYILAKGLASGYPISAVLFREELGSWPPGAHGTTFGGQAVAAAAAHATLDLLEEGLQENAARLGEFLLRELRALKDRFPFLGDVRGRGLMIGLDFGDPDHPRPDLRDKAVRLAFEKGLLLLPAGPSALRIAPPLVLTQEEAALGLEVLEEVFRAL, from the coding sequence ATGAAGCCCAGCGTCCGCACTCCCCTTCCCGGGCCCAAGGCCCGGGCCCTCCTGGAGCGGGGAGAAAAGGTCCTCTCCCCCTCCTACGTGCGCCCTTACCCCTTCGTGCCCGCAAGGGGCCAGGGGGCCTTTTTAGAGGACGTGGACGGCAACCTCTTCCTGGACTTCATGTCCGGCATCGCGGTGAACGCCACGGGCTACGCCCACCCCAAGGTGGTGGAGGCGGTCCGGGCCCAGGCGGAGCGCTTCGCCCACGTCTGCTTCTCCGACTTCACCCACGAGCCCACCCTCTCCCTGGCGGAGCGGCTCGTGGGCAAACTGGGCGGGGGGTACCGGGTCTTCTTCGGCAACTCGGGCACCGAGGGCGTGGAGGCCGCCATCAAGCTCGTCCGCTACCACACCCGGCGCCCCTACCTTTTGGCCTTCACCGGGGCCTTCCACGGCAGAAGCCTCGGCGCCCTCTCCCTCACCGCCAGCAAGAGCGCCTACCGCCAAGGCTTCGCCCCCTTCCTTCCCGGCGTGGTCCACCTTCCCTTCCCCAACCCCTTCCGCCCCCCCTTGGGGGCCCGCCCGGAAGAGGTGGGGGATGCGGTGCTGGCGCACCTGGAGCACCTCTTCCAGACGGTCCTCCCGCCCGAGGAGGTGGCCGCTTTGTTCCTCGAGCCCATCCAAGGCGAAGGCGGGTACGTGGTGCCGCCTCCCGGGTTCATCCCCCGGCTGAAGGAGGTTCTGGACCGCTTCGGCATCCTGCTGGTGGCCGACGAGGTCCAAACCGGGGCGGGGCGCACGGGGCGGTTTTTCGCCCTGGAACACGAGGGCGTACAGGCGGACGTGTACATCCTGGCCAAGGGCCTGGCCTCGGGGTACCCCATAAGCGCCGTCCTCTTCCGGGAAGAGCTGGGAAGCTGGCCCCCCGGGGCCCACGGCACCACCTTCGGCGGCCAGGCGGTGGCGGCCGCGGCGGCCCACGCCACCCTTGACCTCTTGGAGGAGGGGCTCCAGGAGAACGCCGCCAGGCTTGGGGAGTTCCTCCTTAGGGAGCTTCGCGCCCTCAAGGACCGCTTCCCCTTCCTGGGGGACGTGAGGGGCCGGGGCCTGATGATCGGCCTGGACTTCGGCGACCCGGACCACCCCCGGCCCGACCTGAGGGACAAGGCGGTGCGCCTCGCCTTTGAGAAAGGGCTCCTCCTCCTCCCCGCCGGGCCCTCCGCCCTCCGCATCGCCCCACCCCTCGTCCTGACCCAGGAGGAGGCCGCCCTTGGGCTTGAGGTCTTGGAGGAGGTCTTCCGCGCCCTCTAA
- a CDS encoding GatB/YqeY domain-containing protein — protein sequence MGIYEAIQATIKEAMKARDERTLAFARVVKAELDRKGDGKPLPDEEAVKVLKALKEIALEQGNAFEAEFLDRFLPKEMSEEELEAWIREHVDLSQFKNPLAAIGVVTKALGPKAPGEKVRKVIERLTR from the coding sequence ATGGGCATCTACGAGGCCATCCAGGCCACGATCAAGGAGGCGATGAAGGCCCGGGACGAACGGACCCTGGCCTTCGCCCGGGTGGTCAAGGCGGAGCTGGACCGCAAGGGCGACGGGAAGCCCCTCCCCGACGAGGAGGCGGTGAAGGTGCTGAAGGCCCTCAAGGAGATCGCCCTGGAGCAGGGCAACGCCTTTGAAGCGGAGTTTCTGGACCGCTTCCTGCCCAAGGAGATGTCCGAGGAGGAGCTGGAGGCCTGGATCCGGGAGCACGTGGACCTCTCCCAGTTCAAAAACCCCCTTGCGGCCATCGGGGTGGTCACCAAGGCCCTGGGGCCCAAGGCCCCGGGGGAGAAGGTGCGCAAGGTCATCGAGCGCCTCACGCGATGA
- a CDS encoding NUDIX domain-containing protein codes for MSPWERILLEEILSEPVRLVKERVRTHTGRELTYVYRPGPVAASFVLPVTERGTALLVRQYRHPTGKFLLEVPAGRVDEGETPEEAARRELREEVGAEAETLIPLPSFHPQPSFTAVVFHPFLALKARVVAPATLEEGELLESLELPLTEVYALLAKGEIQDASTALTLFYAEPHLKRLGLL; via the coding sequence ATGAGCCCCTGGGAGCGCATCCTCCTAGAGGAGATCCTCTCCGAGCCCGTCCGCCTGGTGAAGGAACGGGTGCGGACCCACACGGGCCGGGAGCTCACCTACGTCTACCGCCCGGGCCCCGTGGCCGCAAGCTTCGTCCTCCCCGTAACGGAGAGGGGCACGGCCCTCCTCGTCCGCCAGTACCGCCACCCCACGGGCAAGTTCCTCCTGGAGGTTCCGGCGGGGAGGGTGGACGAGGGGGAAACCCCGGAAGAGGCGGCGAGGCGGGAGCTAAGGGAGGAGGTGGGGGCCGAGGCGGAAACCCTCATCCCCCTGCCCTCCTTCCACCCCCAGCCCTCCTTCACGGCGGTGGTCTTCCACCCCTTCCTCGCCCTGAAGGCCCGGGTGGTCGCCCCGGCCACGCTGGAAGAGGGAGAGCTTCTGGAGAGCCTGGAGCTTCCCCTTACCGAGGTCTACGCCCTCCTCGCCAAAGGCGAGATCCAGGACGCCTCCACCGCCCTCACCCTCTTCTACGCGGAACCTCACCTGAAGCGCTTGGGCCTGCTCTAA
- a CDS encoding PIG-L deacetylase family protein, protein MAVFAHPDDEIGAAGTLALHAQRGDRVMLVWMTRGELASQFGDAPEEEVARVREGHGAHVAGLLGAEHRFLPFRDTFLTGGREEALALARLMAEFRPDAVVTWDPMDVHPDHRATHRAVLSALKLCRIPKLVGEAHRKPVRLFHYPREDLARPWVYVDTTPTQEVAEAVFSFYREFYRWPFTLEDFRARRRLLGQRAGVRFAEAFQTETPLALPGLSLGLQ, encoded by the coding sequence ATGGCGGTCTTTGCCCATCCGGACGACGAGATCGGGGCGGCCGGCACCCTCGCCCTCCACGCCCAAAGGGGGGACCGGGTGATGCTCGTCTGGATGACCCGGGGGGAGCTTGCCAGCCAGTTCGGGGATGCGCCGGAGGAGGAGGTGGCCCGGGTGCGGGAAGGGCACGGGGCCCACGTGGCAGGGCTCCTCGGGGCCGAGCACCGCTTTTTGCCCTTCCGGGACACCTTCCTCACCGGTGGCCGGGAGGAGGCCCTGGCCCTGGCCCGGCTCATGGCCGAGTTCCGTCCGGACGCCGTGGTCACCTGGGACCCCATGGACGTCCACCCGGACCACCGGGCCACCCACCGGGCGGTGCTTTCCGCCCTGAAGCTCTGCCGCATCCCCAAGCTCGTGGGGGAGGCCCACAGGAAGCCCGTGCGCCTCTTCCACTACCCCCGGGAGGACCTCGCGCGGCCCTGGGTCTACGTGGACACCACCCCCACCCAGGAGGTGGCGGAGGCGGTCTTCAGCTTCTACCGGGAGTTCTACCGCTGGCCCTTCACCCTCGAGGACTTCCGGGCCCGGAGGCGGCTTCTGGGCCAGAGGGCGGGGGTGCGGTTTGCGGAGGCGTTTCAGACGGAGACGCCGCTTGCCCTTCCGGGCCTAAGCTTGGGGCTTCAGTGA
- a CDS encoding aldehyde dehydrogenase family protein produces the protein MRKVASKYGNTLEFGHLVGGEEVLEGPLLERRNPSDREDVVARFPEADKDLVRKAALKAQEAFAEWSRTPAPIRGQILFNLVKILEREKPTLTRLMVREVGKTPKEAAGDVQEAIDTALFFASEGRRLYGQTVPSEMRDKELFTFRRPLGVVGIITAGNFPIAVPSWKLIPAVLTGNAVVWKPSEDAPTLSFVFAKLFEEAGLPPGVLNVVFGGGKGSTGQWMVELMDEGLFQKFAFTGSTQVGRWIGEVAGRNLIRPTLELGGKNPLVVMRDADLDLAVEGAWWSAFATGGQRCTSAGNILVDAPIYEEFKRRFLERVEATLVGNPLLHPEVTYGPFINERFFARWQEHYRVGEAEGARLLFGRGRITRENPYPRFLGDPEAGLYGWPTVWEVRPGTRLFTEEVFGPTINLVKVDGIEEAIAVANSTPYGLSSAIYTNHRHWAYLFKVGIRAGMTSINNATVGAEAHLPFGGVKASGNGGRESGIWVLEEYTYWHAVNEEYSGRLQLAQMDTGYVSPKAPTPWGEVLGL, from the coding sequence ATGCGCAAAGTAGCAAGCAAGTACGGGAACACCTTGGAGTTCGGCCACCTTGTGGGCGGCGAGGAGGTCCTCGAGGGCCCCCTCCTGGAGCGCCGCAACCCCTCGGACCGGGAGGACGTGGTCGCCCGCTTCCCCGAGGCGGACAAGGACCTGGTGCGCAAGGCGGCCCTGAAGGCCCAGGAGGCCTTCGCCGAGTGGAGCCGGACCCCCGCCCCCATCCGGGGCCAGATCCTCTTCAACCTGGTGAAGATCCTGGAGCGGGAGAAGCCCACCCTCACCCGGCTCATGGTGCGGGAGGTGGGCAAGACCCCCAAGGAGGCGGCGGGGGACGTGCAGGAGGCCATAGACACCGCCCTCTTCTTCGCCTCGGAGGGGCGCAGGCTTTACGGCCAGACCGTCCCCAGCGAGATGCGGGACAAGGAGCTCTTCACCTTCCGCAGGCCCTTGGGCGTGGTGGGGATCATCACCGCCGGAAACTTCCCCATCGCCGTCCCCAGCTGGAAGCTCATCCCCGCCGTCCTCACGGGAAACGCCGTCGTGTGGAAGCCTTCCGAGGACGCCCCCACCCTCTCCTTCGTCTTCGCCAAGCTCTTTGAGGAGGCGGGCCTGCCCCCGGGCGTCCTCAACGTCGTCTTCGGCGGCGGGAAGGGCTCCACGGGCCAGTGGATGGTGGAGCTCATGGACGAGGGCCTCTTCCAGAAGTTCGCCTTCACCGGCTCCACCCAGGTGGGGCGCTGGATCGGGGAGGTGGCGGGGCGGAACCTCATAAGGCCCACCCTGGAGCTTGGGGGCAAGAATCCCTTGGTGGTCATGCGGGACGCCGACCTGGACCTCGCCGTGGAGGGGGCCTGGTGGAGCGCCTTCGCCACGGGAGGGCAGCGGTGCACCTCCGCGGGGAACATCCTGGTGGACGCCCCCATCTACGAGGAGTTCAAGCGCCGCTTCCTGGAGCGGGTGGAGGCCACCTTGGTGGGCAACCCCCTCCTCCACCCCGAGGTCACCTATGGGCCCTTCATCAACGAGCGTTTCTTCGCCCGCTGGCAGGAGCACTACCGGGTGGGGGAGGCGGAGGGGGCGAGGCTCCTCTTCGGCCGGGGTCGGATCACGCGGGAAAACCCCTACCCCCGCTTCCTGGGGGACCCGGAGGCCGGGCTTTACGGCTGGCCCACGGTCTGGGAGGTGAGGCCGGGGACGCGCCTCTTCACGGAAGAGGTCTTCGGGCCCACGATCAACCTCGTCAAGGTGGACGGGATTGAAGAGGCCATAGCGGTGGCCAACAGCACCCCCTACGGCCTTTCCAGCGCCATCTACACCAACCACCGCCACTGGGCCTACCTCTTCAAGGTGGGGATCCGGGCCGGCATGACCAGCATCAACAACGCCACCGTGGGCGCCGAGGCCCACCTCCCCTTCGGCGGGGTGAAGGCGAGCGGCAACGGGGGGAGGGAGTCGGGGATCTGGGTCTTGGAGGAGTACACCTACTGGCACGCGGTGAACGAGGAGTACTCGGGCCGCTTGCAGCTCGCCCAGATGGACACGGGCTACGTGAGCCCCAAGGCGCCTACGCCTTGGGGGGAGGTGTTGGGGCTTTAG